The genomic DNA TCTCTGGCAACTTTAACATGATGTCCCaaggacaacatttacgcgatgtcccagggacaacatttacgcgatgtcccagggacaacatttacgcgatgtctcagggacaacatttacgcgatgtcccagggacaacaaaGGAATGACGTCACAAgaaggtgattggtcacttgcaatgttgaacctggaacaacattaattatgatgatgtgggaacaaaaATGCTGACACGAGGAAATCAGATCGTCCAAACAAGTCCGTCTTCTTTCAGGCTGGGGCTGCCTAACTGAAAGAGCAGCAATTTTTAACCCGGACATATATCAGACATTTTTTCAGGATGGCAGTTTTCAGCGTATTTCTGACTTTAGCAACTCCATCacttacatttttcttctttctgcttATCGTTGCATTTCTTGCATACTGCTTGTATGTTAGACACATTCATATGAAATATGACCACATACCCGGCCCACCGAGGGACAGGTAGGTGAAGCCGTCGTCGAAACCCCTGTACTGGCATTACCAGAGAATGACCAGCTGTTTTTGTCCTCAGTTTTCTTCTGGGACACTCACCGTCGTTTTTGAGGATAATGAAAAATGGCGGAGTTGTACACGACAAATATCTGGAGTGGTAAGTGGAGCGTAAACGATGTTTTTGTGcggtttttaaaaagttgtgaTTAATAATATTTAAAGGTCAGCATGTCCTTTACAGGGCCGAGAAGTATGGGCCTGTCTACAGGACAAATGGTCTTCATTACGTTGTAGTGTGCGTGTCCAGTCCAGAGGCAACAAAGGTGAAACAGTGTGAAAGTGCTGGGCAGAAATCCTGCAATTGTTAAATtgccaaataataaaaaataactacATTAAGCCTAACTCTCGATAATATTTGCATAAATCCAATTTCTTGcaatgtttcatttcatttcccaCACCCATAAACTACACTCTTCCTACACTACTGACACTTTATTCACTTTTAGTCACTTAGAGTTATTTATTCACCttcagtcactttaattttaaaactgtatatactgtatattctgtgtatttattatttcactcCTATTTCCTGTTCTTATTGTTCTTATCTTCAACATATGCTGAAcattgtttgttaattgccccttggggataaataaagtcttctgattctgattctactTTATGTTTGTGGATTCAGGAAATCCTGATGTCCCCAAAGTACCCCAAAGATAAATTTCTTTGCAAAAAACTCTTCAGCCTATTTGGTCAAAGGTAAGACTGCCTTATCAGGCTACTTAGGTTGCTTCTCTACATTAGCATCAGActtgtttatttacattttgctttATCAGTGGAACAAAATTAAATTCTCACGATAAAATGATGTCTTTTCATGAATAAATAACCAAACTGTTTTAAAGTCATCCAGCTCTTCAATACACTACCTCTGCTGATTTAGCTAGCGCAGATCTGGTGTGCACTATaatatactttaaaaaatgagaaatgttatatatttttatgattATTCCATTTGAAGACATTTtgaaaaaatgcttttattttaacagcAATTAGGAATTGGGTTTTGTGAGAATGTTTTCTCAACTTCCTTCTTTGAAGGTTCTTAGGCAATGGCCTGGTAACAGCACGGGATCATGAGAAGTGGTACAAACAGCGCCGGATCATGGACCCTGCGTTCAGCAGCACGTGAGTTATGcatttgttgctttataaggTATACCTTGCCTTTACCAGGCTGAAACCACTTTTGCCTTAAGAACTGCCTCATTTCTTCATGGCATACATTCAACCAGTGCTGGAAATacgttttggttgatttttggtaTTTTGGTCCATATGGCATCATGCAGTTGCTGCACATTTGTTGGCTGTGCATCCATCATTCAAATCTGCCACATCCTAAAGGACCTCAGCTGGAATTAGAGAGCTGACTGTGGAGCCCATTTGAACACAGTGAACTCATTAGCACGGTTAAGAATCAGACtctgaatactttattaatccctaaggaaactATTTggattacagttgctccaagacagttacagtaacagactacactaattaaataatacaaCATGTTACAGAATTTACAAATTTGACAAATAGCACAAATTTATCAAAAATCGCTCaattttaaatatcaaaaatattgaCAAAGAATATTACAGAGATGGAAAGAGGTGGAAGAAACCAGTTTAAGAGGATTTGTAATGAGTAGTTACTCAGTTTGTAGCAGTCTGGACGTTCTCATCCcatctctggcatcaacaaggcaatTTCACCTAGAGAACTAGTAGAAACAGTAGGGAGATAGTAGCAGATAGTAggaaggtttttcttttttctgtgcaACAGTATCCGTTAATTCATTTCTGTGATAGTTTGTTGGGATGTCTTGGATGTGCTGCTTCTCCGTCTAAAGCTATCATTACTTCCAGGTATCTGAGAGGTCTAACTGGAACCTTCAATGAGAGGGCAGAGAAACTGATGGATAAACTTGCAGATGTTGCTGACAGTAAAAAAGAAGCTAATATGCTCCATCTTGTCAACTGTGTCACCCTGGATGTTATTACTAAGGTATTATATTGCAGTCATTTTTACCCTTCCAaagggtgagtgtgtgtgtgcatatttgtgTATACTTTTTTCTTGATAAATTTCAGGTTGCCTTTGGGGTGGACTTGGACCTCTTGAAGAATAGTTCACCTTTCCCTAAAGCCATTGAGACATGTCTGAAAGGAATGGTTTACTACCTTAGAGACAGATTTTTTCAGGTATTACTTCAGCGTTTGTTGTTATGCAGTAGTTCTGCCAACAACATTGTTATCTGAATGCCATCCTGAACCTGTCAGTTTTCCATTCCAGTTCAATCCAAAGAACAGAGGATACATTAATGAGGTGAGGGAAGCGTGCCGCCTGCTCCGTACAACTGGAGCCAAGTGGATCAGTGAGAGAAAGACCGCCATGCAAAACGGTGACGAGGTCCCCAAAGACATCCTGACACAAATCATCAAAACTGCAAGCCAAGGTTGGAGTCCCCAAATTTCACATTAGACTAGACTAGATAAGAGCAATAATATAGaatcttgttgaatctgtgtgaAGAGCATAAAAACgagtaaataaacacactgaaaaaaaatgatAGGACAGCACAAGTTCAGTGTCTCCCATATGAACTCTCCTTGGAGGTTTGTGTTAGTACCTGTTCATGATGAGAGCACATCTTAACATGGTAGATGTCAAATCATTTATAGGTAGTTTTTTATCATTTCAGAGGACAGCATGACTGAAGAAGATGAGGAGTTTATGCTGGATAATTTTGTGACATTCTTCATTGCTGGTGAGTCTCTGTTATTTCATCTTTGATGTTAGAAGTAGTGCCCTGTGATTGACTGGCGATCTGATCAGGGAGGATAGTGCCTTTTTctcagtgacagctgggataggttaAGAAAACAATTAAGAAAATGGACTGATGTatgaaatattacacaataattTGGGCTTGCTCTATCTTTGTGGAACACCAAAAGGTTTGCTGTGTTAAAAGGCGCACAATGCAGTCACCACTTTAAGCATCAATTTTTAACTTAATGCCAAATGGTTTCATCTTTATAAAATGTTATCTATTGCAGGTATTCACAACATACATTCATTTTCATGGACTACTGACCATCCAGATGATGGATGTATTGTTATAGACTGTATATCAAAGATGGAAATAGCTTTTGTGTCTGTGGCGGGGTGTGCAATCACGAATTGTAATGGGTGCTGTATTTGTGGTTGCGATAATGTTGAGCAGGcagcgggagagctgcagctctgtgagCATTGTGAACAGCAACCGTGTGAGTCAATAAAGTATGCTGCAAAGCATGAACTTGCACCCGGGTCTGCCGTGGTCATTTACAGTGTcttaaaagtgaactttaaaaTGGAAGTGAATTAAACCTGCTTTCTTTCTGAAGCCCACGAAATGGCGATATATGCGGTTGCTCCTGTTCCTATAGAAGTCTAtggaaaaatgactttttccATAAATGGCTTTCAGTGGTgctgtttttaatgtgattttgtaaaacctgcagagttTATAGGCTCAGGCACTCATCCTGGGTCAACACTGAATCAAAAACCAGTATGCTAGCCATACTGTCTTTGAGGAGAAGGTGGCTGGGGCCGATCTGTAGTATTAAACAACACATTCATTGGTTTGTCAGTCAAATGTCAGGTGTGTGGGCTGACCCCCTCATCATCACatccttttctttttggaaTCAAGATGGTGGAAACTCTCATCTTGCAGCTTTGCAATCAGACCAGTGAATGATGTTACAATAGCTGCATACATCTTTTGTACTGCCTAATGTCGTGTGTAATTTATGCTATTCCAGGCCAAGaaacaacagccaatcagctggcTTTTGCAATCATGGAACTTGGAAGACATCCAGATATACTGGAGAAGTAAAAAGTCAAAATATATTGCGCGACAGTTTCCACTATAACAAATAGACTTTGGTTTCTTATGGAGTTTTCTCATTTCTCAGAGCGAAGAAAGAAGTGGACGATGTTATTGGGATGAAACATGAAATAAGCTACGATGACCTGGGCAAGTTGGTCTACCTGTCACAGGTACATGTGGCAATTTGAAAATTGTGGTACTATTTTTCTGTATCTTAAAGTATCCTTGGTCTTCTGCATTAATGAGATTTGTGGTTTTAAGCATTTTCACTGCTCTGTTGAGTAGAacggtgttatatatatatatatatatatatatatatatacacaagatGTGCCGTATGAATTGTATACATCTTCTCCCAGGTGTTAAAAGAGACTCTGAGAATGTACCCCACAGCTCCGGGCACATCTCGTCATATTGCTGAAGACATGGTGATTGATGGGATCCACATACCTGGAGGATTTGTTGCTCTTGTAAGTTGTGaagattttaaatatgttttaatatcTCCTGGTTTGAAGATGGATGTATTTTTTGATGTGTTTCTAGCAAAGCAGGAAATACACTTCTGTATAAACATcaagataagtaaatacaaTATTTTCTAATGTTTAGTTCAGCTCCTATGTGAGTGGGAGACTGGACAAATTCTTCGAGGATCCACTGAAATTTGATCCAGACAGATTTCACCCAGATGCTCCCAAGTAAAGAACACACTGTTTCACCATGCTGACAtgttttacataataatgtttgTACACCCATTATTATCTCAGATAAAATGAGTTAAATTGTTCAAAGTAACTGAGGCTGTCTCTTGTCTGTTCAACAAGGCCTTATTACTGCTACTACCCTTTTTCCCTCGGTCCTCGTGCGTGCCTGGGACAGAACTTTGCTCAGGTGAGGATGACAACATAATGTGAAGACCCACTCACCTATAAACACACTGACTCATCTCTGTGGgcgctgttgtgttttttagaTGGAGGCTAAAGTGGTGATGGCCAAACTGCTCCAGAGGTTTGACTTCACTCTCGTCCCAGAACAGACCTTTGACATCCTGGATGCTGGCACACTCAGACCAAAGAGTGGAGTGTTGTGCACTTTGGGTCACAGggattacaaaaataaatgatcTTAACGGACTTCACATTGGAACAGGTCATAGGTATCTATATGGTGGGGCAGAGTTTTTACTCTTGTCTGAAAActgattttttaaagaaatccttGTAATGAAAATAGTCTCATGTATGATCGTAATACACGCAATATATTCATATGAAATGCTTATAACTATTTTTATGTCTTCACTGGAataatctattattattatggaaACATTTTTGAGGAAGCTAGGATCAATACCATTTGCTACTGTATGTatgtacacacatatacacacacatataaatatacacagacacatactGTGCAAAgctaatttcttttattttgcttaGAACATAGGAACTTCTTTTCTGTTAGTAACAAATTTCCTAAATATAAAAGACACTTTCAAAGCTGTCtgttatgtgcagacacatcACTGATTCATCACTTGAGTTATAGGTGCCTATTGtatgcttgaatgattaataccactttaaataattaaaggAAAATCTGGCTCCTTGTAAGCAAAATATGGAGAGAACTGCAAAATGTATTGCAGTTGCTTTTTCATAGCCACTGCCTGTAGCACTCATTTAAACATGACTTTtgtgtaaatgaaataaaactgaaatacaaTGTCTGTTTTGAGAAGTTGCCCCCTTTCTCTACCTCAGACAAACTGTATACAATAATAACATGAATTAACAAACTGTTATTAGAGAGTGAAATCTCAGAGGCACACATCCTATGTGCCATTTTTCTTAACGGTTTAGTTTTTCACAAGAGGTTCCTACTAATGTTTCAGAATAAGAGCCCAGTTAAGAAAAGCTCTATTACTGTCTGGTGAGcgcttttaatttgaaacaaATCCAGAAAGTTTGCATAAACGGCGTAAGGTACGAAATTTCACAGCGGGAGAGGTTCAGAAGTCGTGATGAAAGACTGGTGGATGATGAGTTTATTGGCTGTCAAACGAAAAGTGAAGATGTCAGACATTTTCATCTGCTGAGATAAATAAACGCCTCGCACTATAAGATGAAatgaatgcattttatttgcttttatctTGTTTCTTGTGTTCTTGATGAAGAAGACTTGAATATAATGTTAATATGAACAAAGCAGAGTGTTCCGGGACTCTGATCTCTTAACCTTAAGTAATTAATAAACCTGCAGGTGCCGACAGCTTTTAAGGTGgaatgcattttatttactAAAGATGATGCTTAGAGGCAGATTTACCAAGTGTGTGCGCCAGCTCAAAGCCCTCTATTGGCCTGAAATTCAGCTTCAATTAGACGCCTTTCTCTTCCCAAAATATTGCGCTCTGAAAGCACAACTTCTGCAAACACATATGAAATACAAAGCCGAAAAAAAGGCCCACTCCTTTATGTCGCAAAATCGAAACTGCGCCTGTTTAATAAATCCCAGCAGTAgcctttttaaactgtagagggtTTTTGCACTTGTTCACAATGTTCGCAAAATAACAGCACGAAAGCTGTGACATTCAGTGCGTCTCCGTGGGCTCTCTTCTCTGAAGTACGCTATGTCGAACTTCCGCCTAATTAGATCTGGCTGTGTGCGGTCGGTATTTGGAGCTGCTCCCTTGTTTTTCCTCCCAAAGGGTCGCCACAGCCACGGCGGCTGGATCTCCCGTTAATGCGAGTTTAGAACGACGACACTGGGGTAAACCAGCTTGTGACCTCACTGAGGCTTGTTTGTGTCTCCCCTCGGTCTTGAACCAGGGATCCTTCGCGGTGTTATAGAAAGGATAACCATCTTTGACGCAGACGTCTACGGGATATTTCTCAGGATGGCAGTTTTCAGCTTACTT from Maylandia zebra isolate NMK-2024a linkage group LG15, Mzebra_GT3a, whole genome shotgun sequence includes the following:
- the LOC143412573 gene encoding cholesterol 24-hydroxylase-like; translated protein: MAVFSVFLTLATPSLTFFFFLLIVAFLAYCLYVRHIHMKYDHIPGPPRDSFLLGHSPSFLRIMKNGGVVHDKYLEWAEKYGPVYRTNGLHYVVVCVSSPEATKEILMSPKYPKDKFLCKKLFSLFGQRFLGNGLVTARDHEKWYKQRRIMDPAFSSTYLRGLTGTFNERAEKLMDKLADVADSKKEANMLHLVNCVTLDVITKVAFGVDLDLLKNSSPFPKAIETCLKGMVYYLRDRFFQFNPKNRGYINEVREACRLLRTTGAKWISERKTAMQNGDEVPKDILTQIIKTASQEDSMTEEDEEFMLDNFVTFFIAGQETTANQLAFAIMELGRHPDILEKAKKEVDDVIGMKHEISYDDLGKLVYLSQVLKETLRMYPTAPGTSRHIAEDMVIDGIHIPGGFVALFSSYVSGRLDKFFEDPLKFDPDRFHPDAPKPYYCYYPFSLGPRACLGQNFAQMEAKVVMAKLLQRFDFTLVPEQTFDILDAGTLRPKSGVLCTLGHRDYKNK